The following are encoded in a window of Qipengyuania soli genomic DNA:
- a CDS encoding TonB-dependent receptor has protein sequence MSFPAYAQDTGGDEETPTVNQNVIIVTAQRQNQSLQEVPIAVSAFDSAALEAQQIENASDLQLTLPNVSFTKSNFTSSSFTIRGIGDLCVGTSCDSATAIHANGSPLFGTRLFETEYFDLERVEVLRGPQGTLFGRNATSGVVNVVTHKPELGEFGASGEFEYGNYNGIKAKGMVNVPVGDTIAARVAGFYLKRDGYTTNLFNNEDIDGREMYAVRGSLRFEPGPDTTFDLMGYYFREDDNRMRIQKQLCQRDETGILGCLNNRRDFDKTNSNSTFTGTLGSSEFLAINGIPGSFGLNSLYGPDAYANFVEPASYRQVNTQFTPEYFADELQVQAHLEQGLGSIKLGLTGVYQETSVNSRQDYNNGVGEIPQAATAFATLNTFANPLAVGPTVASYFQPIVDGLFDGSNLCVSDTRDDGLGAFEGARICTPSGTQFDRSSSHGNSWSVEAIISSDFDGPFNFLLGGIYANAKAYDTDYYVNAFAIDYITGVLGSFTSLGGGLPPSYLATSYYRNNTKSFELKSYGIFGEAYFDLSDSIKITAGLRYNNDKKSLDARTTLASFLNPYSNNGDPFDSPYVGSFDADPGLAGNQLLQSRNVGFDEITGRFVIDWKISPDSLIYASYSRGYKSGGINPPLSPVFAVSESFGPESINAYEIGIKNTFANGAFQLNATAFYYDYTGLQLSRIIARTSVNDQIDAKVWGIELESIMAPSPDWLVNMNFSYLNAEVAGDQYFSDPRDPGGGDANAVIIKDITNGALCAVTGGAPGGPDAFVNAVNPALGLQGVEEFAADGNIASAGAFSICNVLTAQAAAIGAAFGGIQVLSPGVEVNLKGNKLPQAPEMKASAGVQYTAHFDNGMTLVPRVDVAFTGEQYGNVFNGRVNRIEPFFQANASIQLNGSDDRWFVRGFVQNIFNDDSVTGLYVTDASSGLFTNVFTLDPRRYGIAVGAKF, from the coding sequence ATGTCGTTCCCTGCTTATGCTCAGGATACCGGTGGCGACGAAGAGACGCCCACCGTCAATCAAAACGTCATCATCGTTACCGCTCAGCGTCAGAACCAGAGCCTGCAGGAAGTTCCGATCGCCGTTAGCGCGTTCGATTCTGCCGCTCTCGAAGCGCAGCAGATCGAAAACGCCAGCGACCTTCAGCTGACCCTGCCGAACGTCTCGTTCACGAAGAGCAACTTCACCAGCTCCTCCTTCACTATCCGCGGCATCGGCGACCTTTGCGTCGGTACCTCCTGCGATAGCGCGACCGCTATCCACGCAAATGGCTCCCCTCTGTTCGGCACGCGCCTGTTCGAAACCGAGTATTTCGACCTTGAACGCGTCGAAGTTCTGCGCGGTCCCCAGGGCACCCTGTTCGGCCGCAACGCAACCTCGGGCGTTGTCAACGTCGTCACCCACAAGCCTGAACTCGGCGAATTCGGCGCTTCCGGCGAGTTCGAATACGGCAACTACAACGGCATCAAGGCCAAGGGGATGGTCAACGTTCCTGTCGGCGATACCATCGCTGCCCGGGTCGCCGGCTTCTACCTGAAGCGTGACGGCTACACGACCAACCTGTTCAACAACGAAGATATCGACGGTCGCGAGATGTATGCTGTGCGCGGCTCGCTGCGTTTCGAACCGGGTCCGGACACGACTTTCGATCTCATGGGATATTATTTCCGTGAAGACGACAATCGCATGCGCATCCAGAAGCAGCTGTGCCAACGCGACGAAACCGGCATTCTCGGCTGTCTCAACAACCGGCGCGACTTCGACAAGACCAACTCGAACTCGACCTTTACCGGTACGTTGGGTTCATCGGAATTCCTGGCAATCAACGGCATTCCGGGCAGCTTCGGCCTCAACAGCCTGTATGGCCCGGATGCTTATGCGAATTTCGTCGAACCGGCCAGCTATCGCCAGGTCAATACGCAGTTCACGCCGGAATATTTCGCGGATGAATTGCAGGTTCAGGCGCATCTCGAACAGGGCCTCGGCTCCATCAAACTCGGCCTTACCGGTGTTTACCAGGAAACCTCCGTCAACTCGCGGCAGGACTATAATAACGGTGTCGGGGAAATCCCGCAGGCAGCAACGGCCTTCGCTACGCTGAACACCTTTGCCAACCCCCTGGCTGTCGGACCGACGGTGGCGTCCTATTTCCAGCCAATCGTGGATGGCTTGTTTGACGGCTCCAACCTGTGCGTATCGGATACGCGTGACGATGGTTTGGGTGCTTTCGAAGGGGCCAGGATTTGTACGCCAAGCGGAACGCAGTTTGACCGCTCGTCGTCCCATGGCAACTCGTGGTCGGTGGAAGCGATCATTTCGTCGGATTTCGACGGGCCGTTCAACTTCCTCCTCGGCGGCATTTACGCCAACGCCAAGGCCTATGACACCGACTATTATGTCAATGCTTTCGCGATTGACTACATCACCGGTGTCCTTGGTTCGTTCACTTCGCTGGGCGGCGGTCTTCCGCCGAGCTACCTCGCGACGTCGTACTACCGCAACAACACCAAGAGCTTCGAGCTGAAGAGCTACGGCATCTTCGGCGAGGCCTACTTCGATCTGTCGGACAGCATCAAGATCACTGCTGGTCTGCGTTACAACAACGACAAGAAGAGCCTGGATGCACGCACTACGCTTGCCTCCTTCCTCAATCCGTACAGCAACAATGGCGATCCGTTCGATTCGCCGTATGTCGGCAGCTTCGACGCCGACCCGGGTCTTGCGGGTAACCAGCTCCTGCAGTCGCGCAATGTCGGCTTCGACGAAATCACTGGTCGCTTCGTGATCGACTGGAAGATCTCGCCGGACAGCCTCATCTATGCGTCGTACTCGCGTGGCTACAAGTCGGGCGGTATCAACCCGCCGCTGTCGCCGGTGTTTGCCGTTAGCGAAAGCTTCGGTCCGGAAAGCATCAATGCCTACGAAATCGGTATCAAGAATACCTTTGCCAACGGCGCTTTCCAGCTCAACGCTACTGCTTTCTACTACGACTACACCGGTCTCCAGTTGAGCCGCATCATCGCCCGTACCTCGGTCAACGACCAGATCGATGCCAAGGTCTGGGGTATCGAGCTCGAAAGCATCATGGCGCCTTCGCCGGACTGGCTGGTCAACATGAACTTCAGCTACCTCAACGCCGAGGTTGCAGGGGATCAGTACTTCTCGGACCCGCGTGATCCGGGTGGCGGCGATGCAAATGCAGTGATCATCAAGGACATCACCAACGGCGCACTCTGCGCAGTCACCGGTGGTGCTCCGGGTGGTCCGGATGCCTTCGTCAATGCCGTTAACCCGGCACTTGGCCTCCAGGGTGTCGAAGAGTTCGCTGCGGACGGCAACATCGCGTCTGCCGGGGCCTTCAGCATCTGCAACGTGCTGACCGCACAGGCTGCAGCAATCGGTGCGGCCTTCGGCGGCATCCAGGTGCTGAGCCCGGGTGTCGAAGTGAACCTGAAGGGCAACAAGCTGCCGCAGGCTCCGGAGATGAAGGCTTCGGCCGGCGTCCAGTACACGGCACACTTCGATAATGGCATGACCCTGGTACCGCGCGTGGACGTCGCCTTCACCGGCGAGCAGTATGGCAACGTCTTCAACGGCCGCGTCAACCGCATCGAACCGTTCTTCCAGGCGAACGCCTCGATCCAGCTGAACGGCTCGGATGACCGCTGGTTCGTCCGCGGCTTCGTCCAGAACATCTTCAACGATGACTCGGTAACCGGTCTTTACGTTACCGACGCATCGTCGGGCCTGTTCACCAACGTCTTCACTCTCGACCCGCGTCGCTACGGCATCGCGGTGGGTGCGAAGTTCTAA
- the virB11 gene encoding P-type DNA transfer ATPase VirB11, which translates to MSADIHPFLPDEHPDDDAPPVDLHGERSVYLDAYLAPFREWLERDTVTEILVNRPGEVWVEDAAHPGMQKVLRPEIDDRLVQRLAEQVARVSHQGINREHPLLGATLPDGARVQFCGPPAARKHWAMAIRRHRRLDLPLDAYDTGPLAPLQQGDMPDPQAQPVAFLREAIRQRRTILVSGGTSTGKTTFLNAMLGEIPRHERVVLVEDTPELKLPGENGVGLVAVKGELGEAKVTANELLQAALRLRPDRIVLGELRGAESVSFLRAINTGHPGSFSTIHANSLRGALEQLSLMVMQTGIGLTRSDTIAYAASVIDVLVQLGRDGNGKRGISQIALSSSLV; encoded by the coding sequence GTGAGCGCAGATATCCATCCCTTCCTCCCGGACGAGCATCCGGACGACGACGCGCCGCCGGTCGACCTCCATGGGGAGCGTAGCGTTTATCTCGACGCCTATCTCGCGCCTTTCCGCGAATGGCTGGAGCGCGACACGGTCACCGAAATCCTGGTCAACCGGCCGGGTGAGGTATGGGTCGAGGATGCGGCACATCCGGGAATGCAGAAGGTCCTGCGGCCCGAGATCGACGACCGGCTGGTCCAGCGCCTCGCCGAACAGGTCGCCCGGGTCAGCCACCAGGGTATCAACCGCGAACACCCGCTGCTCGGCGCCACGCTGCCCGACGGCGCGCGCGTCCAGTTCTGCGGACCGCCTGCCGCGCGCAAGCACTGGGCCATGGCAATCCGCCGCCATCGCCGTCTCGACCTGCCGCTCGACGCCTATGACACCGGCCCGCTGGCCCCGCTGCAACAGGGCGACATGCCCGATCCGCAGGCCCAGCCTGTCGCTTTCCTGCGCGAGGCGATCCGCCAGCGCCGCACCATCCTCGTTTCCGGCGGTACCAGCACCGGCAAGACCACCTTCCTCAATGCCATGCTGGGAGAGATCCCGCGGCACGAGCGCGTCGTGCTGGTCGAGGATACGCCGGAGCTGAAGCTGCCGGGCGAAAACGGCGTCGGCCTGGTCGCGGTGAAAGGCGAGCTGGGCGAGGCCAAGGTCACGGCCAACGAACTGCTCCAGGCGGCCCTGCGCCTGCGGCCCGATCGTATCGTGCTGGGCGAGCTGCGCGGCGCGGAAAGCGTCAGCTTCCTGCGCGCCATCAATACCGGCCACCCGGGCAGTTTTTCGACCATCCACGCCAACAGCCTGCGCGGCGCGCTCGAGCAGCTTTCGCTCATGGTCATGCAGACCGGAATCGGCCTCACCCGCAGCGATACAATCGCTTATGCGGCAAGCGTCATCGACGTTCTTGTGCAGTTGGGGCGCGACGGAAACGGCAAACGCGGCATTTCCCAGATTGCGTTGAGCAGTTCCTTGGTCTGA
- a CDS encoding TrbI/VirB10 family protein: MRLAMRLPEKKSGQTHVANDIDPRDEADAEVIDLAQRNAFPAVARPGGKSDAMGLVAGIAIVAGLGAVTLWSMNAARVAPPQGVGGQQVQQPVETVPMVPAEAITQVGQVPAPQAPPAVLPDPAPQAIYAAQPQPMANRYASPTVVFDSTNGPATVALAQPAAGGEAAAATGNSASDFASRVGGVGGAPAQARAMVNPSTTVTQGTLIPAILETAIDTNVPGFVRAVVSQDVRSFDGTKVLVPRSSRLIGQYQSGMQNGQRRAYVIWTRLIRPDGASVNLASPAIGFDGTTGLEGKVSGAGFFKRFGSAMLLSVVGGLGSVISGGAGGVLVGGASQSAASTAAQQDGQRSPTVRVRQGEPIRIFTARDLDFSSVS; this comes from the coding sequence ATGCGTCTCGCCATGCGCCTGCCCGAAAAGAAGTCGGGCCAGACCCACGTCGCCAACGATATCGACCCGCGTGACGAGGCCGATGCCGAGGTGATCGACCTTGCCCAGCGCAACGCCTTCCCGGCGGTCGCGCGTCCCGGCGGCAAGTCGGATGCCATGGGCCTCGTCGCGGGCATCGCGATCGTGGCCGGCCTTGGCGCAGTGACGCTGTGGAGCATGAATGCCGCCCGTGTCGCCCCGCCGCAGGGTGTTGGCGGTCAGCAGGTCCAGCAGCCGGTCGAAACCGTCCCCATGGTCCCCGCAGAGGCGATCACCCAGGTCGGCCAGGTTCCGGCTCCGCAGGCGCCGCCGGCCGTGCTCCCGGACCCGGCTCCGCAGGCTATCTATGCCGCGCAGCCGCAGCCGATGGCCAATCGCTATGCGAGCCCGACGGTCGTCTTCGATTCCACCAATGGTCCTGCGACCGTTGCCCTGGCCCAGCCCGCTGCGGGCGGTGAGGCAGCGGCTGCGACCGGCAATTCGGCCAGCGACTTCGCCAGCCGCGTCGGCGGAGTGGGCGGCGCGCCCGCGCAGGCCCGCGCCATGGTCAATCCCTCGACCACAGTCACGCAGGGCACGCTGATTCCCGCGATCCTCGAAACCGCGATCGACACCAATGTACCGGGCTTCGTCCGCGCAGTAGTGAGCCAGGACGTGCGCAGCTTCGACGGGACCAAGGTGCTCGTCCCGCGTTCGAGCCGCCTGATCGGCCAGTACCAGTCGGGCATGCAGAACGGCCAGCGCCGCGCCTATGTCATCTGGACCCGCCTGATCCGCCCGGATGGCGCGTCGGTGAACCTTGCCTCGCCCGCTATCGGGTTCGACGGCACGACCGGCCTCGAAGGCAAGGTTTCGGGTGCCGGCTTCTTCAAGCGCTTCGGTTCGGCCATGTTGCTGTCGGTTGTCGGCGGTCTCGGTTCCGTCATCAGCGGCGGGGCGGGCGGCGTTCTTGTCGGCGGCGCGAGCCAGTCGGCGGCCTCGACTGCGGCACAGCAGGACGGGCAACGCAGCCCGACCGTGCGCGTCCGCCAGGGTGAGCCGATCCGCATCTTCACCGCGCGCGATCTCGACTTCTCCTCGGTCAGCTGA
- a CDS encoding TrbG/VirB9 family P-type conjugative transfer protein, with the protein MNRAIIPALALGLLATPALAKDPRLVEVMYDDMRIVRVDGKVAVQASIVFGEDEAIENVAIGDSQAWQVTPNKRANILFVKPLEARAATNMTVITNKHTYLFDLIASPTAKPLYVLRFNYPPEPEKPKEQLAANAPASQPDAPAQQIMTVDPSDLNFAWNASGDPGLLPENTFDDGTATFLTWPEGKEVPAILVTNSDGVEGPVNFTVRGDTIVVDGVPRTIVLRSGKDRALLVNTGPERAAAPSQSRGSAALASRGGN; encoded by the coding sequence ATGAACCGCGCGATCATACCCGCGCTCGCCCTTGGGCTGCTGGCGACGCCGGCCCTCGCCAAGGACCCCCGCCTCGTCGAGGTGATGTACGACGACATGCGCATCGTGCGCGTCGACGGAAAAGTGGCCGTGCAGGCCTCGATCGTGTTCGGCGAGGACGAGGCGATCGAGAACGTCGCCATCGGTGACAGCCAGGCATGGCAGGTGACGCCGAACAAGCGCGCCAACATCCTGTTCGTGAAGCCGCTGGAAGCACGTGCTGCGACCAACATGACGGTGATCACCAACAAGCACACCTACCTGTTCGACCTGATCGCCAGCCCGACCGCGAAGCCGCTCTACGTGCTGCGCTTCAACTATCCGCCGGAGCCCGAAAAGCCCAAGGAACAGCTCGCGGCCAATGCGCCGGCAAGCCAGCCCGACGCACCTGCCCAGCAGATCATGACGGTCGACCCGTCGGACCTCAACTTTGCCTGGAATGCCTCTGGCGATCCCGGCCTCCTGCCGGAAAATACCTTCGACGACGGCACCGCGACCTTCCTGACTTGGCCGGAAGGCAAGGAGGTGCCCGCGATTCTCGTCACCAATTCCGACGGCGTCGAAGGACCTGTCAACTTCACCGTGCGCGGCGATACCATCGTGGTCGATGGCGTGCCGCGGACCATCGTGCTGCGTTCCGGCAAGGATCGCGCACTGCTCGTCAACACCGGGCCGGAGCGAGCTGCCGCGCCGTCCCAATCGCGCGGGTCTGCCGCGCTCGCCTCACGAGGAGGTAACTGA
- a CDS encoding type IV secretion system protein — protein MTSANCQQAAQEVGNGIAAALKGVDCVAGEASAAAFGRLFAPGGQLGTVLTIVLTLYVAMFGFALLTGRTNVGVRSLVPRMATLGIVLMFATSWLAYQSFVWNLAIGTPDYLAGILTGTRGSATQVFAQKIDVVFLAIQEASGGNEEFSAFSPEGMMWLGAMLFMLGTVGLLVTTKIALGVLVALGPIFVVMALFNGTRGLFTGWVKGLVMCALAPLFAVLGGSVMLELAVPILGQLTATPGQVNPQAAMGFFMVGAVHVALMVLVLKVAGAMVSGWTVFGLTSSKEEKSGSSAPAVAAAAPSAALAQAQVANQASSAARRIDVSAVPTAAAANDGAGGSTTRTTKVFATASGSGQVTPLNSGPSRAMGIGSRFKPAPPKALDRTVEKR, from the coding sequence ATGACCAGCGCCAACTGCCAGCAGGCGGCCCAGGAGGTCGGTAACGGCATCGCCGCCGCACTGAAGGGCGTCGACTGCGTCGCGGGCGAGGCTTCGGCCGCCGCCTTCGGTCGCCTGTTCGCGCCCGGCGGTCAGCTCGGCACGGTACTGACCATCGTCCTCACGCTCTATGTCGCAATGTTCGGCTTCGCGCTGCTGACCGGCCGCACAAATGTCGGCGTCCGCTCGCTGGTGCCGCGCATGGCGACACTGGGCATCGTACTGATGTTCGCGACCAGCTGGCTCGCCTACCAGAGCTTCGTGTGGAACCTTGCCATCGGCACGCCCGACTACCTCGCGGGCATCCTCACCGGAACGCGCGGCAGCGCGACGCAGGTCTTCGCGCAGAAGATCGACGTCGTCTTCCTCGCGATCCAGGAGGCGAGCGGGGGGAACGAGGAGTTCTCCGCCTTCTCGCCCGAAGGGATGATGTGGCTCGGTGCCATGCTGTTCATGCTCGGCACCGTCGGCCTGCTGGTAACGACCAAGATCGCGCTGGGCGTGCTGGTCGCGCTGGGTCCAATCTTCGTGGTGATGGCGCTGTTCAATGGCACGCGCGGCCTGTTCACCGGCTGGGTGAAGGGGCTCGTCATGTGTGCTCTGGCGCCGCTTTTCGCGGTACTCGGCGGCAGCGTGATGCTCGAATTGGCCGTGCCGATCCTCGGCCAGCTGACCGCCACGCCGGGGCAGGTGAACCCGCAGGCGGCGATGGGCTTCTTCATGGTCGGCGCGGTGCATGTCGCGCTGATGGTGCTGGTGCTCAAGGTTGCCGGTGCCATGGTGTCGGGCTGGACCGTCTTCGGCCTCACATCGAGCAAGGAAGAGAAGTCCGGCTCTTCGGCCCCGGCCGTGGCCGCCGCGGCCCCTTCCGCCGCGCTGGCCCAGGCCCAGGTCGCCAACCAGGCCAGTTCCGCCGCACGCCGGATCGACGTATCCGCCGTCCCGACCGCCGCCGCCGCCAATGACGGCGCGGGCGGTTCGACGACGCGCACCACCAAGGTTTTCGCCACCGCTTCAGGCAGCGGTCAGGTGACACCGCTCAATTCGGGCCCGTCGCGGGCAATGGGGATCGGCAGCCGCTTCAAGCCCGCCCCGCCCAAGGCCCTCGACCGTACTGTGGAGAAACGCTGA
- a CDS encoding VirB4 family type IV secretion/conjugal transfer ATPase, which yields MSKWKGAAAWSAKEARAGDRLPYARLIDESTLLLRDGSVMTAIQVPGLLFETEDSEALNAHAATREVVLRSTLDARFVLYHHVIRRRVSVELESQFPDPISRHIDARWRERLGSGQLFVNDQFITLIRRPARGKAGLVERVSKGWKKKGRPQLEADPKDLRSLRAASQGLVAALQAYGATPLTDYVGPQGNTNSEMLELLSALYNGEMRPVRKPADDVDVGHMLPYRRVSFGLDAIELRGSGSPDFAAILGLKDYPEATSPGLLDSLLRLPFEMVVSESYAPTERQTARERMDLAIRRLKSADEEAAAERADMMAARDALGNGAVGFGDHHLTVMVKERDLGRLDDAMAACAAALADTGAIAVREDTNLEPAFWGQFPGNEGYLVRRALISSANMASFGSLHGFALGQAQGNHWGEAVTLLETTSATPFFFNFHHGDLGNFSVIGPSGSGKTVVMNFLAAQAQKFSPRTILFDKDRGAELFVRGIGGRYDSIRAGEPTGFNPLALPDTPTNRAFLRDWLGVLLKANGPEEEQTIAGAVDAAYANDPSLRRLRNFRELLSGTRRPQPGDLSDRLGAWIGEGEHAWMFDNAEDRLDLTARVLGFDMTALLENPRLRTPTMMYLFHRIEERLDGKPTMILIDEGWKALDDEVFAARIRDWLKTLRKRNALVGFATQSARDALESRISTALVEQTATMVFMPNSRARPEDYCDGFGLTEHELALIRTLPAHSRCFLVRQPDASVVVRLDLSGAPEVLTLLSGRESTVRRLDLLRDALGDAPADWFPALTGTAWPGGANDIEEAGVETLGLAAE from the coding sequence ATGAGCAAGTGGAAGGGAGCAGCGGCCTGGAGCGCGAAGGAAGCGCGCGCGGGCGACCGGCTGCCCTATGCGCGCCTGATCGACGAGAGCACGCTGCTGCTGCGCGACGGGTCGGTGATGACCGCGATCCAGGTCCCCGGCCTGCTGTTTGAGACCGAGGACAGCGAGGCGCTGAACGCCCACGCTGCGACGCGCGAGGTGGTGCTGCGCTCCACGCTCGACGCGCGTTTCGTGCTCTACCATCACGTCATCCGCCGCCGCGTTTCGGTTGAGCTGGAATCGCAGTTCCCCGATCCCATCAGCCGCCACATCGACGCGCGCTGGCGCGAGCGGCTGGGCTCTGGCCAGCTCTTCGTCAACGACCAGTTCATTACCCTGATCCGTCGACCCGCACGCGGCAAGGCGGGCCTGGTCGAGCGTGTCAGCAAGGGCTGGAAGAAGAAGGGCCGCCCGCAGCTGGAGGCCGATCCCAAGGACTTGCGCTCGCTGCGCGCCGCCTCGCAAGGGCTGGTCGCCGCGCTGCAGGCCTATGGCGCCACGCCGCTGACCGACTACGTCGGGCCGCAGGGCAATACCAATTCGGAAATGCTCGAACTGCTCTCGGCGCTCTATAATGGCGAGATGCGTCCGGTCAGGAAGCCCGCCGACGATGTCGATGTGGGCCACATGCTGCCCTATCGCCGGGTCAGCTTCGGCCTCGACGCGATCGAGCTGCGCGGTTCGGGCTCGCCCGATTTCGCCGCCATCCTCGGCCTCAAGGATTATCCCGAAGCAACCTCGCCCGGCCTGCTCGACAGCCTGCTGCGCCTGCCGTTCGAAATGGTGGTGAGCGAAAGCTACGCCCCGACCGAGCGCCAGACCGCGCGCGAGCGGATGGACCTCGCCATTCGCCGCCTCAAGTCCGCGGACGAGGAAGCTGCTGCCGAGCGTGCCGACATGATGGCCGCGCGCGATGCGCTGGGTAACGGGGCGGTCGGTTTCGGCGACCATCACCTGACCGTCATGGTCAAGGAACGGGACCTCGGTCGGCTTGACGATGCCATGGCCGCCTGCGCCGCCGCGCTCGCCGATACCGGCGCGATCGCGGTACGCGAGGACACCAATCTCGAACCCGCCTTCTGGGGCCAGTTCCCCGGCAACGAGGGCTACCTCGTCCGCCGCGCGCTGATTTCCAGCGCCAACATGGCGAGCTTCGGTTCACTCCACGGCTTTGCGCTCGGCCAAGCGCAGGGCAACCATTGGGGCGAGGCGGTGACGCTGCTGGAAACCACCAGCGCGACCCCGTTCTTCTTCAACTTCCACCACGGCGACCTGGGCAATTTCTCGGTCATCGGGCCCTCGGGCTCGGGCAAGACCGTGGTGATGAACTTCCTCGCCGCTCAGGCACAGAAGTTCAGCCCCCGCACCATCCTGTTCGACAAGGATCGCGGCGCCGAGCTGTTCGTGCGCGGCATCGGCGGGCGCTATGACAGCATCCGCGCGGGCGAGCCGACCGGCTTCAACCCGCTCGCGCTGCCCGACACCCCGACCAACCGCGCCTTCCTGCGCGACTGGCTGGGCGTGCTGCTCAAGGCCAATGGTCCGGAGGAAGAGCAGACCATCGCGGGTGCTGTCGACGCGGCCTATGCCAACGACCCGTCGCTGCGCCGCCTGCGCAATTTCCGCGAGCTCCTTTCCGGCACCCGTCGCCCGCAGCCGGGCGATTTGTCCGACCGCCTCGGCGCGTGGATCGGCGAGGGCGAGCATGCGTGGATGTTCGACAATGCCGAGGACCGGCTCGACCTGACCGCGCGCGTGCTCGGCTTCGACATGACCGCGCTGCTCGAGAACCCGCGCCTGCGCACGCCGACGATGATGTACCTCTTCCACCGCATCGAGGAGCGTCTCGACGGCAAGCCGACGATGATCCTGATCGACGAAGGCTGGAAGGCGCTGGACGACGAGGTCTTCGCCGCCCGCATCCGCGACTGGCTCAAGACGCTGAGAAAGCGCAATGCACTGGTCGGGTTCGCCACGCAGAGCGCCCGCGACGCGCTGGAAAGCCGCATCTCCACCGCGCTGGTCGAGCAGACGGCGACCATGGTCTTCATGCCCAACTCCCGCGCGCGCCCTGAGGATTATTGCGACGGTTTCGGCCTGACCGAGCACGAACTCGCGCTCATCCGCACGCTGCCTGCGCACAGCCGCTGCTTCCTCGTCCGCCAGCCCGATGCGAGCGTCGTGGTGCGCCTCGATCTCTCGGGTGCGCCCGAGGTCCTGACGCTGCTGTCGGGTCGTGAGAGCACCGTGCGCCGCCTCGACCTGCTGCGAGATGCGCTGGGCGACGCGCCTGCCGACTGGTTCCCCGCGCTTACCGGCACCGCATGGCCGGGCGGGGCGAACGACATCGAGGAGGCGGGGGTCGAGACCCTCGGCCTTGCCGCAGAATGA
- a CDS encoding type IV secretion system protein VirB3 has protein sequence MTNLVRHPVHRALTRPQMFAGVTYNYFIINGMVTTEIFLITGSWLALLAAVVMHGIGYFACLREPRIFDLWITKVSKCPRVANYKRWGCNSYAA, from the coding sequence ATGACGAACCTCGTCCGCCATCCCGTCCACCGTGCGCTCACCCGCCCGCAGATGTTCGCGGGGGTGACATATAACTATTTCATCATCAACGGGATGGTGACGACCGAGATATTCCTGATCACCGGCAGCTGGCTCGCCTTGCTGGCTGCAGTGGTCATGCATGGCATCGGCTATTTCGCCTGCCTGCGCGAACCGCGCATCTTCGACCTTTGGATCACCAAGGTTTCGAAGTGCCCGCGCGTCGCGAACTACAAGCGCTGGGGGTGCAATTCCTATGCAGCCTGA
- a CDS encoding TrbC/VirB2 family protein, which produces MKRSISIPAVMALLATPSAAFAQAADPAGSGPIVAALGWLQGTLLGNVATAVAVMAVAAVGFMMLTGRLNWRFGATVIIGVFILFGAASIVAGIQGVAAG; this is translated from the coding sequence TTGAAGCGTTCGATTTCGATTCCGGCCGTGATGGCCCTGCTTGCAACCCCGTCTGCCGCTTTCGCGCAGGCAGCCGATCCCGCCGGTTCGGGCCCGATCGTCGCCGCGCTCGGCTGGTTGCAGGGCACGCTGCTGGGCAATGTCGCCACCGCGGTTGCAGTGATGGCGGTCGCCGCCGTCGGCTTCATGATGCTGACCGGCCGCCTCAACTGGCGCTTCGGCGCGACCGTGATCATCGGCGTCTTCATCCTGTTCGGTGCAGCCTCGATCGTCGCCGGCATCCAGGGCGTCGCGGCGGGCTGA
- a CDS encoding lytic transglycosylase domain-containing protein — translation MILARLAFAMGLSCATLAAFPAKADVMEIDADGARWIAGGSPATTHVDMTAIESETFGEVPADVFVPDFAVADPAIQSRMVPAAYQAKVAELSARFDLSPTLIEALVWQESRWRASAVSPVGARGLAQLMPGTARDLGVNADDPFANLEGGARYLREQLDRFDGDLEKALAAYNAGPGRVEKAGGIPRIRETQLYVASIMGRLADHSRE, via the coding sequence ATGATTCTCGCACGCTTGGCGTTCGCTATGGGTCTGTCCTGTGCAACGCTGGCCGCCTTTCCTGCAAAGGCGGATGTCATGGAGATAGATGCTGACGGAGCACGCTGGATAGCCGGCGGGAGCCCCGCGACGACGCACGTCGACATGACAGCTATCGAATCCGAGACCTTTGGCGAGGTACCGGCAGACGTCTTCGTCCCCGATTTCGCGGTTGCCGATCCGGCGATTCAGTCGCGCATGGTTCCCGCAGCCTACCAGGCCAAGGTCGCCGAACTTTCTGCCCGCTTCGACCTCAGCCCGACACTGATCGAGGCGTTGGTCTGGCAGGAGAGCCGCTGGCGCGCTTCGGCCGTCTCGCCGGTGGGCGCACGCGGACTTGCCCAGCTCATGCCGGGCACGGCGCGCGACCTTGGCGTCAATGCAGACGATCCTTTCGCCAACCTGGAGGGTGGGGCGCGCTATTTGCGCGAACAGCTCGACAGGTTCGACGGCGATCTCGAAAAGGCGCTTGCCGCCTATAATGCCGGACCCGGCCGCGTCGAAAAGGCCGGCGGCATTCCGCGCATCCGCGAAACACAGCTTTACGTGGCCTCGATCATGGGCCGCCTTGCCGACCACTCACGGGAGTAA